GCTACTGAGGAGCCCATGCTCATGCGAATCCCTCCGGAGATTCGCATGCTGATATACGAATACCTGCTCGACAATGGCGGGAACAGAGATATCGCGATCCGGAATCAATCGAAGTGCGAGTACCAGGCTCGCCGCTCAAAGTGCCAACGGTCTGCCTACCACATCGTGGAGCGGTCGTTTGCCAAGATGTCATACGAAACAACATACTGCGCCGACGCCGAAACCGATCGAGCGATGCACACGGCGGTCATGCACATCAACAGAAAAATCCGGGAAGAGGCGTCCCATTTTCTGTACACAAGACACGCCTTCCACTTTGGCGAGGACCTGGAGGCCGTGGTGCCTTTCCTCGCTGATAAGACACCACGCACTAGGGACTTAGTTCGAGAGATCAGTCTCTACAAGCGCAGCCCAACCAATACTGTTGAGCCAGACTCATATGACTGGTCTTCAGTCTGTCGCTTCCTCCGAAATTTGCAGGGCTTGGATAAGTTGACTCTCGTCATCGAAGGTGCCCGGCCAAGAGGGCCGTGGGATGGGCCGCAGAGTCTGACTGTTTCCGACTTTCGGCTGCTGTATACGACTAGACACGACAGCCTCGAGTGGGCGCGAGAGCTGGCGTCTGTCAAGACGATCAAGGAGGTGGAGATTGTTGCGGATATTCACCACCTGCCGCACCCTCAGTCAAACATGATGCTGGTCCTAGCCGCATTCTCAGCGTCGATTGAGACGTCGCTGGTGGATTTCCTTCGAGATGATTTGGGTATTCCTGCGCGAGTTGGAAAAGCAAAGTATTGTGGTACGGGTGCTTTTGGGCGGTCGAAGAACTGTCAACGGAACGGGTGTCTGACAAGTTGAGTTGAGGCGAGTTTGGTTGAGCCGAGGAGTTGAGGGGAGAAGTCAGATTGTCGAAAACGAGGCGCGGTAAAGACAGAACGCGAGGAGTTGGGTTGCATCAAGTTGTAGGGCATGTACGGGCGGTCGTAACTGACATTGGCGCATCGGGTAATCTGTCGCAACCTATTATTGTAATGACATGACATCTTTATGAATTAATGAGAAAAAAGATGGTAAAACAGAAAGGAACGACTCGAGTAGATATGCTTTGAGTGAAATTTGATATCTCATTTTCGGCTATGAGGCTCTCACCACTTTTGTTCTCCTGCGCCCGTTCCATTCGGTGAACCGAACCGACAAGTGAACCCACGCGCCTCAGCACTCAGGCACCCGCATTCAATCACGTGATAGGACCCTGCGCCAACAAAGCTCCCGTCGTCGTGTGGCTGGGAGCAGCCCCTGCCGCCTAAAGACGTGCAGGTACAGTGCTGTCCATCAGCGAGCTAGGCCCAACTCATTATCTCAGCCTCCCCCGTATCGTCATCGCCCAGCGCCTTGTTCGCGCGCACTTACCCATCGACGACAACCCGGCGCCTCCGTTCGATCCCAAcaccgccgccatctccTTCGCCATTGTGCCTCTTATTGTCGCATGTTCATGACTTGCTAGGAGCCTGGCTTCTTCCGACCTGCTCCAAGCTACCCCGCTGCGATAGCTCTACAAGATGGCCACGCCAGCTCCCCCCGAAGACCAGGCCCGTCTGCTTGAGGATGCCCTCGTTGCGGTGCGACAGCAAACGTCGCTGATGCGCAAATGTCTCGACACGCCCGGGAAGCTCATGGATGCCCTCAAGTGCTGGTAGGTCAACAGCCGAGCTGCCCGTCTCAATCCCCTGGAAAGTCGCTAATGGGCACAGCTCGACTCTCGTTTCCGAGCTTCGCACCAGCAGTCTCGGCCCCAAGCAGTACTACGAACTATACATGGCCGTTTTTGACGCTTTGCGCTACTTGTCTGTTCACCTTCGCGAAAACCATCCGGTTAACCATCTCGCCGACCTCTACGAACTTGTTCAATATGCTGGCAATATCATTCCCCGATTGTATCTTATGATCACAGTCGGCACGGCCtacatggccatcgaggatgcgcccgtcaaggagctcatgaAGGACATGATGGACATGAGCCGAGGTGTTCAGCATCCCATTCgcggcctcttcctccggTACTATCTGTCAGGTCAAGCGAGGGACTTCCTGCCGACGACTGAGGGTGACGGCCCTGAGGGTAACCTCAGCGATTCTATCAACTTTGTGCTCACGAATTTCGTCGAGATGAACAAGCTATGGGTCCGACTGCAGCACCAGGGCCACTCGAGAGAGCGCGAGCAGAGGGTTCGGGAACGAAAGGAGCTACAGCTTCTAGTTGGCAGCAACATAGTACGCTTGAGCCAACTtgtcgacctcgagaccTACAAGACCAGCATTCTGGCGCCTCTTCTGGAGCAGGTAGTCCAATGTCGGGACGTTCTCGCCCAGGAATATCTTCTCGAGGTGATTACGCAAGTTTTCCCGGACGAGTTCCACTTACACACCTTGGACCAATTCCTCGGCGCCGTCTCGCGCCTCAACCCTCATGTTAATGTCAAGTCCATCGTCATTGGTCTCATGGACCGGCTATCCGAGTATGCCGAGCGCGACGGCCCAGATGACAAGTCGGATGATAGGGCTAAGGTTGAGGCCGAGGCACTGACAAGGCTGTTGGAAAGGATCAACCTTCAGAAGGAGactcctccagctgctccGACAGAGTCCAAGCCTTCTGAAGAGGCCGGAAAGTCTGAGGAGGCTGGCGAGTCATCCAAGACTGAGGGTGAGGCAGAGGCCGAGCCTGAAGGCGAGCCTGCTGCCAAGGCCTCAGATGAGACCCCTGAAGAGAACGCTGGGGAGACCAGCACCGACGATTCTAGTACGCTCGCCGAGTCAGCACCTTCAGTTGCAGAGACAGAGACCACCGCTGTTAACGGCCAGGAATCCATCACCGACAGCGTGCAGCTTTACGAAGTATTCTTCGCCCAGGTCAAGAACCTGGTCGACGCTCAGCATCTGCCTGTTCCCGACATCATTGCCCTACTTGTATCGCTTTGCAACCTTGCGCTCAACATCTATCCCGACAGGCTAGACTACGTGGATCAGATCCTGGCTTACGCGGCAACCAAGGTGCGGGAGAACATCAACAATGCCGATCTTCACTCGCCCCCGGCTCAACAGAGTCTGCTTGCCCTGCTGCAAGCCCCTATCGATCGATATGTTTCCATCTTTACTGCTTTGTCCCTTCCCACCTATGTTCCTCTGTTTCAGTCGCAATCATACCCCACCCGCCGTGCCGTCGCCGGCGGTGTCGCTCGCACGTTGCTCAAGGACCAGACCAAGATCTCGACCACGGCTCAGCTCGAGAATGTGCTCGAGGTACTAAAGGTGCTTATTAAGGAGGGATCTCAGGCCCCTCAAGGATACCCCGGCGTTGCGCAGCGACGCCCTGTTGAGACAGACGAGACAATGGAGGAGCAAGGATGGCTTGCGCGGATAGTGCATTTgctggaggctgaggatAACGACACCCAgttcaagctcctccagatGACTAGGAAGGCATACTCGGAGGGTAACGAGCGCATCCGCACGACTACGCCACCCCTCATGACGGCGTGCATGAAGTTGGCAAGAAGATTCAAGCTGCGGGAACACTTTGACGATAACTGGGAGACCCAGAGCAACGCCTTGTTCAAGTTTATGCACTCTGCTCTGAGCACCCTGTACACGCGCGTCAACAACGCTGGGGCTGCTGAGATGGCATTGCGCTTGTTTTGCTCGGCTGGTCAGACAGCAGACATGGCTGGCTTCGAAGAGGTGGCTTACGAGTTCTTTGCCCAAGCCTTTACAGTGTACGAAGAGGCTGTCTCGGACTCAAAGGCGCAGTTCCAGGCGGTCTGTGTAATTGCTACTGCCCTTCACCAGACCCGAAACTTTGGCAAAGAAAACTACGACACACTCATCACCAAGTGTGCCCAGCACGGAAGCAAGCTTCTCCGCAAGCCTGATCAGTGCCGAGCCGTGTACTTGGCGAGTCATCTGTGGTGGGCGACTCCCATCACTTCGAACgacgagacggaggagaccGAGGTATGTAGGGTCCCGAAACACAGGGTATACACGACTGACATGTTTAGCTTTACCGTGATGGCAAGCGAGTGTTGGAATGCCTCCAGCGGGCCCTCCGAGTGGCCGACTCATGCATGGAGACGGCAACGTCGATCGAACTGTTTGTCGAGATCCTGGATCGTTATGTGTATTACTTCGACCAGCAAAATGAATCGGTAAGTACTTTGAATGCAAGTCTCGAGCAGCTACTAATACGTTTAGGTGACAACTAAGTATCTCAATGGACTCATCGAGCTTATCCACTCCAACCTGGCGGGCAACCAGCAGGACTCGGCTTCAGTCGAGAACAGCCGGAGACACTTCCACCAGACCTTGGAGAATATCCGCAGCCGACAGTACGAGGGCATTGTGCTGTACCCCAACTAGGACGTGACGCAGCAGTAGTAGAAGGTGGAAAGAGAATGGGACGTGAACGTCATAGCGATAGATAATGCTTGGCCTGCGTGGATCGAGGAGGGAGCAGGTAGTTGTATATATGTACTCTGTGCACTTGGCCCGAAAATTGATGGCATGCCGGCGagattgttgttgttgcttaTCCAGTGAGGCGTTACTTGGCTGAATGCAAAGTTCAGGGGTAGCGTTGATATTAGGTGCGGCTGAgaatggagaggaggaacagTCAAGATGGTCTCGTGTCCGTTTCTATGATTTAAACGTTTCGTTACCGGTACAGATGCTAACTTTACTGTCAACTGCCGATTTGTGCCATCATTTCTCGCTGTAGAGTTGCTCCAAGTTTGCTTTGTCCATCACCTCCCTCTCCGAGTTAGCGCGTCTCCTTATCCCAGCTTTTGTGGGGTAATCCTGGCGTGGCGTGCACGGGCGGgttcaggagaaggagacagGCGTCGTTGGATGCCTCTCGAAGACAAGTATCACGAGGGTTTCAGCGGATAAGGGATTGATGAATTGGATATCAgaataaagaaataattgAGAATTTGCTACATTCCCTGGTCTGCGTCCTGGATGTCCAACGTCTTCTGCCAAGCCGGATCGTCTCACTCAGCCACTGCTGCCCTCCCCAGAGTCACCAGCTCCAAGGCCGTTCCTCCGTACTAACCGGCGGGTTATAGTGGGCTCCGGTCCCTTACGTGGACACTCCAGTGCTTCGCCATCATCCCCGTCGCATCCACGCCCTCGTATTTGACCTGCTCAACTTTTTGCCCGTTTGCAACGTCAGGCACTCTAATCGCGTTATCCTGGGCTCTGGGCTTGCGGACTTTGGCGATGCGATCCTGGCGTCCGAGTTTGTCTCTTGTCTTTCCTTCCTGACGCTCATTTCTTATCTGTACGTCGCCTCTAGACTGCTCCAACACGATCCGAATCGCCCACTCCTTTATCTGAATCCAtctatccatccatccatcagcGGATGGATTTCTCGCTTATCCCCCGTCTCTTGTGACACCCGAATCGATCTTCTCCCGAACTTGAAAAGAACCGAGGGCGCCGTAGCGCTCCAACGCCTTCAACATGCCTTCCGAGAAGGCTCCCTTCTACGATCCCATACCTCCCACCTACGACCAGGCTGTAGCCAGTGGGAGCCACTATGACCCCGACGACTGGGCTCCCGCCCCGAGGTCGCCGACCAACGAGCGGAATGCCACTGAGGCAGAGTCGCAAGGCCTGCTTCAGTCCTCGAGCGGCGCTGGCTCCTCCCGCAGACCCGACGGCTACCGGCCGCCGACAGTGGAaactgatgatgaggacaGCCTCTGGGCTAGCGACAGTGACAGCGATGATGAGGCCGCTCAGGTGCGGCGCGAGATGCAGGAGATGGACATTGAGGAACCCGATCGCTCACGGGGCTCCCAGTGGGGGAAACGAATAGGCTCATATCTGACTCTGCCGCGGTGGAAGTGGTCTTGGCGGCCAAGGTTACCCCGATTGCGAATAACCCTCCCCCAACGACCCGATGCGCCGGCCGCTTCCACGGATGATACCGAGGCCGCCACGGGCGAAGGTGAGGAGACGCAGACCGAGACAAGGAGATTCAACTTCCCCAAGATTGACAAGACGGCAATCATCCTCTTTTGCGTGCGCAGtctcgccatcaccatcgtcgtcgggTTCTTCTATCTCCTATTCGCCAGCGACATGTTTGGTGGTCTATCAGATCGCCTAGGAGGTGGTTTCCGCTACAACCCGGAGGATCTACGAAAACACATTCTACACACTGTCGATCCCCTAAGGATGCGCGCCTGTGTGCAACACTTTTCCAATTACGCCCACATCGCCGGCACCGAGGGTGATTACGCGACAGCCATGGACGTTCAGAGCATGTTCAGCCGTGCGATGCTCGACGAGGTGTCTATGGACGAGTACCATGTCTACATCAACTACCCCAAAAAGGATGGTCGGGCAGTGCAGATTATGGACAGCAAGGATAGTAAGAAGGCCATCTGGACGGCCAagctggaggaagaggaggtagGTGGTGAAACAGCGGGACGGCAGACATACGCTTTCCACGGACACTCCAAGTCAGGCGACGTCAAGGGACCTCTGATCTACGCCAATTACGGATCGAGGGAGGACTTTAAGGTGctaaaagaaaaaggcatcaacaccaagggtGCTATCGCACTTGTCCGATATGGCGGAACTCAGCAGGATCGAGCCCTCAAGGTCAAAGCCGCCGAGATGGCTGGTTTTGCAGGCTGCATCATCTACAGTGACCCCGGAGACGACGGTTTCAAGAAGGGCACCGTCGCGCCAAATGGACCGTGGATGCCCGAAGACGCTGTCCAGAGAGGATCTGTGAGTCTCATGAGCTGGGTCGTTGGTGACGTCTTGACGCCTGGATGGGAGAGCAAGGAGAGTTCACCAAGGATGAAGCCAGAGGACTCTCCTGGCTTGGTCCACATTCCCAGTCTTCCCCTGGCGTGGAGAGACGCCAAGGTCCTGCTGGAGCACCTCAAGGGGCACGGTCAAAAGGTACCCGAGAAATGGCAAGGCGGTGTTTCAGAGATTGAGTGGTGGACGGGTGATGACAAGTCACCAATTGTGCGTCTGAAGAACAtccaggacgaggaagagaagcagcCTATCTGGAACGTTTACGGTCGCATCAACGGCATGGAGCAGACGTCCaagtccatcatcatcggcaaCCACCGCGATTCCTGGGCTTTCGGAGCTACTGACCCTCACTCGGGTACGGCGGTCATGATCGAGATGGCTCGAATCTTTGGCGATCTCGTCCAAAGAGGATGGCGACCCCTGAGAACCATCGAGTTCATGTCTTGGGATGCCGAAGAGTACAACCTTATTGGATCGACCGAGTATGTCGAGAGAAATCTGGACAATCTACGAGACAATGCCTTTGCATATATCAACCTTGACACGGTTGTTGCCGGCGACAAGTTTCGCGCATCGGGATCTCCTGTGTTCAGGAAGTCTGTCCTCCACGCCCTCGCCCGTGTCGTTGATCCTCACACCAACGCCACCCTGCGGGAGCTCTGGGATCAGAGCGATGCCGAGATTGAGGGCCTGGGCGCGGGAAGCGATTACGTGGCTTTCCAGGATATCGCAGGCACCAGCTCTCTGGACGTTGGATTCGAGGGCGGCGCATACCCCTATCACACGAGCTACGACAAGTTCGACCTGGTGGAGAGCGTAATTGATCCCGAATTCAGGTACCACGGCGCCATGGCTCAACTGATGggccttctcatcctcgacattGCTGATCGACCCATCCTGCCCTTCGATATGGCGTGGTATGGCCAGAAGCTGGGACAGTGGGTAGCAGACCTGGAAAAGTGGGCAGGCCAGCAAAATCAGCCAAAATCAGTCTCtttcaaggagctcaaggatgccGTCACACTCGTCCAGAACAACGCGGCCAGCTTCGAGAAGTGGGAGATGGACTGGGACCGCGAGGTCCTGGGTAACGGAGGCTGGGAGGCCAACGATATTGGCAACGCCCGGTTGATGTACAACAACAAGATGGCCTACTTTGAGACGACGCTTCTGGACCTAGAACTTGGCGGTGGTGTAAGTGATGAAGTCCCCTTGATCAAGAAACTCTGCTAACCTTTGTAGATCCCCAACCGCACACAGTTCAGGCACGTCGTCTTTGGACCACAAGCTTGGTCGGCTTATGACTCGGCCTTCTTCCCCGCCATCCGCGACACAATTGAGACCGGAGATTGGAGGAGCGCCCAACGCATCATAGCCAAGACGGCGGCCCTAGTACGCAAAGCAGCGACGATTCTAGAAATGTCGAGTGCAAATGTATGATTCAAGCGGACGAAGCAactcttttttccctttttcccccctccccttaCTCTTGGCGAACTAGCCTctacttttttcttttaaagatatatagTACCTGTCTGCTTCGGGGGCGCGTGTACGTCCACACACAAAGTGTATAGGAGGCATTGCACGGAGTTTGGTTGCGTGGATTCTgaaacttttttttttactacGTGTTTATTTTTCTGGGTAAGACGACCTGCCGGGATAGAGCCCATGCGCCAGAGGGGAAATATCTGCTTTGTTATAGTAATGAAGGAATGCGGTTCACTGCCGGTTTTTTGTTGAAGATGATTGCTGCCGCGTCTCTACTACATGATTATTCTTTCTTAAGCCTTCTGGGCGTCGGCGACAGACACCAGACGTCCGACCACGTCGTACTTTTCCAGGAATCTCTCCTCCCAGCCCTGTAGCGCCTCCATCTGCTCGCCGTCCAAGccctcgagcttgtcgagcgGTCCATCCAGGTCCTTTGTCAGCATGTCCTCATCAAAGCTCCCGCATGCGAGACCACGGCTTGCATCACGGCCTGCGAAGTTGCTGTAGGGACCTCCAGGGCCGTAAAAGTTGCGCCCGCGTGTCACGTCAAAGACGCGGCCCCGGACAGCCAGGTACACGGGCttgtcatcctcgccattgaAGGGCAGCAATGTGTGCGGCGTGTATGTGCGAAAGACAGTAGAGGGGGC
This Fusarium keratoplasticum isolate Fu6.1 chromosome 6, whole genome shotgun sequence DNA region includes the following protein-coding sequences:
- a CDS encoding Vacuolar protein sorting-associated protein 35, with the translated sequence MATPAPPEDQARLLEDALVAVRQQTSLMRKCLDTPGKLMDALKCCSTLVSELRTSSLGPKQYYELYMAVFDALRYLSVHLRENHPVNHLADLYELVQYAGNIIPRLYLMITVGTAYMAIEDAPVKELMKDMMDMSRGVQHPIRGLFLRYYLSGQARDFLPTTEGDGPEGNLSDSINFVLTNFVEMNKLWVRLQHQGHSREREQRVRERKELQLLVGSNIVRLSQLVDLETYKTSILAPLLEQVVQCRDVLAQEYLLEVITQVFPDEFHLHTLDQFLGAVSRLNPHVNVKSIVIGLMDRLSEYAERDGPDDKSDDRAKVEAEALTRLLERINLQKETPPAAPTESKPSEEAGKSEEAGESSKTEGEAEAEPEGEPAAKASDETPEENAGETSTDDSSTLAESAPSVAETETTAVNGQESITDSVQLYEVFFAQVKNLVDAQHLPVPDIIALLVSLCNLALNIYPDRLDYVDQILAYAATKVRENINNADLHSPPAQQSLLALLQAPIDRYVSIFTALSLPTYVPLFQSQSYPTRRAVAGGVARTLLKDQTKISTTAQLENVLEVLKVLIKEGSQAPQGYPGVAQRRPVETDETMEEQGWLARIVHLLEAEDNDTQFKLLQMTRKAYSEGNERIRTTTPPLMTACMKLARRFKLREHFDDNWETQSNALFKFMHSALSTLYTRVNNAGAAEMALRLFCSAGQTADMAGFEEVAYEFFAQAFTVYEEAVSDSKAQFQAVCVIATALHQTRNFGKENYDTLITKCAQHGSKLLRKPDQCRAVYLASHLWWATPITSNDETEETELYRDGKRVLECLQRALRVADSCMETATSIELFVEILDRYVYYFDQQNESVTTKYLNGLIELIHSNLAGNQQDSASVENSRRHFHQTLENIRSRQYEGIVLYPN
- a CDS encoding Cytochrome b5 heme-binding domain-containing protein; translation: MDHVERQMAQQAAQDLSLSSLATPLNLILLSAVLYTAYALLRPSPPPSLPRDAPSTVFRTYTPHTLLPFNGEDDKPVYLAVRGRVFDVTRGRNFYGPGGPYSNFAGRDASRGLACGSFDEDMLTKDLDGPLDKLEGLDGEQMEALQGWEERFLEKYDVVGRLVSVADAQKA